Proteins from one Periplaneta americana isolate PAMFEO1 chromosome 6, P.americana_PAMFEO1_priV1, whole genome shotgun sequence genomic window:
- the LOC138702167 gene encoding uncharacterized protein, whose protein sequence is MARFVYECSNYYRNLTIPLHCPSEYQYCCNAQCCIINRHHKELWETWYFWFGVVIICLFVLTSAFSYLLGSCKRKQQNLIRIRNVSTPATIPVISTVSGPGGIIQPMIQYKKKPHRKSMQATAFITNSDLRVEDFAGPLDPPYPAIQPVTIVRGNVPPQGFRQTTSYTELVLPPGYVDTEHYKRPL, encoded by the exons ATGGCCCGGTTCGTCTATGAATGCAGCAACTACTACCGCAACCTCACCATACCCTTGCA TTGCCCCTCTGAGTACCAGTACTGCTGCAACGCACAGTGTTGTATTATCAATAGGCACCACAAGGAACTCTGGGAAACCTGGTACTTCTG GTTTGGAGTAGTCATCATTTGCTTATTCGTGCTCACCTCTGCGTTTTCGTACCTCCTCGGTTCCTGTAAGCGAAAGCAGCAAAACCTGATCCGCATCAGAAACGTGTCCACGCCAGCCACCATCCCTGTCATCAGCACGGTGAGCGGCCCTGGCGGTATCATCCAGCCCATGATCCAGTACAAGAAGAAGCCACACCGCAAGTCCATGCAGGCCACCGCGTTCATCACCAA ctctgatttgcgCGTGGAGGATTTTGCCGGGCCGTTAGACCCTCCATATCCAGCGATCCAACCGGTGACAATAGTCAGGGGGAATGTGCCCCCTCAAGGCTTTAGGCAAACCACGAGCTACACGGAACTGGTGCTGCCTCCAGGTTACGTGGACACAGAACACTACAAGAGACCGTTATGA